The sequence TTATCAGAAAACCATCTTAAGAGTTTAACTTTTTATCCTTATATTAAGGAGGCTTTTAATGTGATATAATTATCATTCCTTTTCGGTTTTGGTATTATATGAAACTTTACCCAAATGCAAGAATATTAACTATTATTCCACCGTTTATTTTCTTTGGATTTGTTCTTCCTGCTTGGTTTTTTGTAGGATATTGGTTTATTATGCAAGTTTTATTTGCTTTAATTACCCCAACTTATATGGGTGGTGTAGCTTGGTATGCCCATATAGGTGGGTTTATAGCCGGCTGGTATCTTACAGATATTTTATACCAGCCAAAAAAGGTTAAGATTTATTAT is a genomic window of Venenivibrio stagnispumantis containing:
- a CDS encoding rhomboid family intramembrane serine protease, whose amino-acid sequence is MKLYPNARILTIIPPFIFFGFVLPAWFFVGYWFIMQVLFALITPTYMGGVAWYAHIGGFIAGWYLTDILYQPKKVKIYYRERL